The candidate division KSB1 bacterium genome contains the following window.
GGCCATGACCCGAATAGATAACCGTGTCATCACCCAATGGAAACAGTTTGGTCTTAATCGAATTGATTAAAATATCAAAATCACCGCCAGGCAAATCTGTTCTTCCAATTGATCCGGAGAAAAGTACATCGCCTACGAAAGCGACTTTTTGGGTTACAAAGGAAACGTTGCCGGGAGAATGACCTGGCGTGTGAAGGACCTCGAACTTTTTCTTGCCAAATTCAATGGTGTCTCCTTCCTCTATATATTTGTCAATCTTTGGAATAGCCGAAACCGACATCCCAAATGCAGAGGCCTGCATCGGCAAGCCATCTAACAAGAATTGATCGTCCCGATGCATCAGCACTGGAGCATCGATTTCATTTTGGAGCGTACCCAATTCTTTAACATGATCTAAATGAGCATGGGTGATTAAAATATATTTAATCTCAAGTTTTAGCGCTGCCACTTTTTCCAGAATTCTATTAATTTCATCACCGGGATCAATGATGACACCTTCGCTAGTTCCTTCGCAACCAACGACATAACAATTTTCTGCAAACGGACCTACTTCCAGAGTTTCGATAACCATAAATCTTATTTACTTTATTATCTAGCTGCTAATTCTTTTAAATTCTTGACAACTTCGTATGGCACTT
Protein-coding sequences here:
- a CDS encoding MBL fold metallo-hydrolase; this translates as MVIETLEVGPFAENCYVVGCEGTSEGVIIDPGDEINRILEKVAALKLEIKYILITHAHLDHVKELGTLQNEIDAPVLMHRDDQFLLDGLPMQASAFGMSVSAIPKIDKYIEEGDTIEFGKKKFEVLHTPGHSPGNVSFVTQKVAFVGDVLFSGSIGRTDLPGGDFDILINSIKTKLFPLGDDTVIYSGHGPATTIKKEKQTNPFLIQNN